A single window of Nitrospiria bacterium DNA harbors:
- the guaB gene encoding IMP dehydrogenase gives MLHENLDEGLTFDDVLLIPERSGVHPRDVRTDTQLTRNIRINIPIISAGMDTVTESSLAIAIAQEGGLGFIHRALPIDRQATEVDKVKKSESGMIMDPITISPDQFIHDATHLMARYQISGIPVTKNKKLVGILTNRDLRFESDGKLKVSQIMTHKKLITAPLGTTLESAKEILQKNRIEKLPVVDENFELKGLITIKDIEKKIQYPNACQDSLGRLRVGAAVGVGEEEMERTHALVKSGIDVIAVDTAHGHSDAVLEMVRAIKKKYPEVDLVGGNIVTGEAVEELVKAGVDAVKVGVGPGSICTTRVVAGAGMPQITAIAKCAEVANRLGIPVIGDGGIKFSGDITKAIAAGASSVMIGSLFAGTEESPGESIILQGRSYKVYRGMGSLGSMVRGGRDRYFQEAEIDAKLVPEGIEGRVPYKGQLSAVLFQLVGGLRSGMGYCGCRTIEELRQKGRFIRVTQAGLREGHVHDVIITKEAPNYRREWEM, from the coding sequence ATGCTGCATGAGAATTTAGATGAAGGCCTCACCTTTGATGACGTTTTGCTAATCCCAGAACGATCGGGTGTCCACCCTCGGGATGTAAGAACGGACACACAACTCACCCGGAACATTCGAATCAATATTCCTATTATCAGTGCTGGAATGGATACTGTGACTGAATCGAGCCTAGCCATTGCTATTGCTCAAGAAGGGGGTTTGGGTTTTATTCACAGAGCCCTCCCCATTGATCGGCAGGCAACCGAAGTGGATAAGGTAAAAAAATCGGAGAGTGGGATGATTATGGATCCCATTACCATTTCTCCCGATCAATTTATTCATGATGCGACTCACCTCATGGCCCGGTATCAGATTTCCGGGATCCCGGTAACCAAGAATAAAAAACTAGTGGGAATCCTCACCAATCGGGATCTTCGGTTTGAATCCGACGGGAAATTAAAAGTCTCCCAGATCATGACTCATAAAAAACTCATCACTGCCCCACTGGGAACCACCTTAGAATCGGCCAAGGAAATTCTTCAAAAAAATCGGATCGAAAAATTACCTGTGGTGGATGAAAATTTTGAATTGAAAGGTTTGATTACCATCAAAGATATTGAAAAAAAGATTCAATATCCGAATGCTTGCCAGGACTCCCTGGGCCGTCTGAGGGTTGGGGCCGCCGTGGGTGTAGGTGAAGAAGAAATGGAAAGAACCCATGCCCTGGTGAAATCTGGAATCGACGTCATTGCCGTGGATACCGCACATGGTCATTCCGATGCGGTTTTGGAAATGGTCCGGGCGATCAAGAAAAAATACCCTGAAGTGGATCTTGTGGGTGGGAACATCGTAACAGGAGAAGCAGTGGAGGAGTTGGTCAAAGCGGGAGTCGATGCGGTGAAGGTGGGGGTGGGGCCGGGTTCCATTTGCACCACACGGGTGGTTGCGGGGGCCGGAATGCCGCAAATTACAGCCATTGCCAAATGCGCGGAAGTTGCCAACCGTTTGGGAATTCCCGTGATTGGGGATGGGGGAATTAAATTTTCAGGAGATATTACCAAAGCCATTGCTGCAGGGGCATCATCGGTAATGATTGGAAGCCTTTTTGCGGGGACGGAGGAATCTCCAGGTGAATCCATTATTCTCCAGGGAAGAAGTTACAAAGTATACCGGGGAATGGGGTCACTCGGGTCTATGGTCCGGGGAGGAAGAGACCGATATTTTCAGGAAGCTGAAATTGACGCTAAATTGGTTCCTGAAGGTATTGAGGGAAGGGTTCCCTATAAGGGCCAATTATCAGCTGTTCTATTTCAATTGGTCGGGGGTTTGCGGTCAGGAATGGGTTATTGCGGCTGTCGGACAATCGAGGAATTACGTCAAAAGGGACGGTTTATCCGCGT
- a CDS encoding FmdE family protein has translation MKSFQEVVDFHRHLCLDIAMGYRISQAAMREMGNEVSNMKQVVAMVENETCAIDAIQEFTGCTMGKRNLILTGVGKPVYILMNTKTRNAVRIYCHFWETFDPDGEFSKRRRHAASSLATKEEAEAFQKEIQSKIDEIMNAPEKSLFSIKKMTMDPPPKSGKYQAEACQNCGEFTHVGRFQTIDGKKYCKSCADSLTVKQT, from the coding sequence ATGAAATCATTCCAAGAAGTAGTCGATTTTCACCGCCATTTATGTCTGGATATTGCTATGGGATATCGGATTTCCCAGGCAGCCATGCGTGAAATGGGAAATGAAGTCTCAAATATGAAGCAGGTAGTAGCCATGGTTGAAAACGAAACTTGTGCCATTGATGCCATTCAGGAATTCACCGGTTGTACAATGGGAAAACGGAATTTAATTTTGACAGGCGTTGGAAAACCCGTATACATCCTAATGAATACCAAAACCCGCAATGCCGTTAGAATTTATTGCCATTTCTGGGAAACCTTTGATCCTGATGGAGAGTTCAGTAAAAGGAGGCGCCATGCTGCCTCTTCCCTTGCCACAAAAGAAGAGGCTGAAGCCTTCCAAAAGGAAATACAATCTAAGATCGATGAAATCATGAACGCCCCTGAAAAGTCCCTTTTTTCCATAAAAAAAATGACCATGGATCCACCCCCTAAATCCGGAAAATACCAAGCTGAGGCCTGTCAAAATTGTGGGGAGTTTACCCATGTGGGACGTTTTCAAACCATTGACGGGAAAAAATATTGCAAAAGTTGTGCTGATTCCTTGACCGTCAAGCAAACATAA
- a CDS encoding MFS transporter encodes MNVGRPFLFRVFYFSFFACLGIYLPYFNLYLADLKFQGWQIGLMAAIPPFLKIFSTAAWGFLSDYWHARRGLTVLGCLLSFFFFSFYMWIENFWGMVLVMVAFGVFWTPTLPLVEATTLEVIEQRNWDYGKIRLWGSIGFILLSTGFGFILDHTTTRWVISGMLVFLALNVISAIRLPSPMVSVSDNQFKLTGFLKRPEVILFLTCCFLMQASHGTYYGFFSIALENTGYSKATIGFLWAEGVVGEILIMVFAGRLLAQLGTLPLVTLSLLLAALRWGICSITLSVVPLIIAQLLHAFSFGLFHVASVFQIHQMVPRPLRASGQSLYSSVSYGMGMGFGLVFNGFFFKTIGPSPLFAFSAVMALVGAGLILFLDQIQGQLVGERST; translated from the coding sequence ATGAACGTTGGCCGGCCCTTCCTTTTCCGAGTTTTTTACTTTTCATTTTTTGCCTGTCTTGGAATCTATCTCCCCTACTTTAACCTCTATTTAGCCGATTTAAAGTTTCAGGGGTGGCAAATCGGCCTCATGGCAGCCATCCCTCCCTTTCTAAAAATATTTTCTACCGCAGCATGGGGCTTTCTTTCAGATTATTGGCATGCCCGAAGGGGCCTAACTGTTTTGGGTTGTCTCCTGAGCTTTTTTTTCTTTTCGTTTTATATGTGGATTGAAAATTTCTGGGGTATGGTTCTAGTCATGGTGGCTTTTGGGGTTTTTTGGACCCCCACCCTCCCCCTTGTGGAAGCGACGACTCTGGAAGTGATTGAGCAGAGGAATTGGGATTATGGGAAAATCCGGTTATGGGGATCCATTGGGTTTATCCTTTTATCCACCGGATTTGGTTTTATTTTGGATCATACAACCACCCGATGGGTTATTTCGGGAATGCTTGTTTTTCTAGCCCTCAATGTCATCTCTGCAATACGGCTTCCAAGCCCAATGGTGAGTGTTTCGGACAACCAATTTAAATTAACCGGTTTTTTAAAACGCCCAGAGGTTATCTTATTTTTGACCTGCTGTTTTCTGATGCAGGCCAGTCATGGAACCTATTATGGATTTTTTTCAATTGCCCTGGAAAATACCGGATATTCCAAAGCAACCATTGGTTTTCTTTGGGCAGAGGGGGTTGTGGGAGAAATCTTAATCATGGTATTTGCGGGGCGTTTGTTGGCCCAACTGGGAACCCTCCCATTGGTGACGCTTTCACTTCTCCTGGCCGCTCTGCGATGGGGGATATGTTCAATCACCTTGTCAGTGGTCCCCTTAATTATCGCCCAGCTCCTGCATGCCTTTTCTTTTGGTTTGTTTCATGTGGCTTCAGTATTTCAAATACATCAAATGGTTCCCCGGCCATTGAGGGCCAGTGGACAAAGCCTTTATAGCAGTGTTTCCTATGGAATGGGAATGGGGTTTGGATTGGTTTTTAACGGTTTTTTTTTCAAAACCATTGGACCCTCCCCTCTCTTTGCATTCAGCGCTGTCATGGCATTAGTGGGGGCGGGATTGATTCTTTTTTTGGATCAAATTCAAGGCCAGCTGGTGGGAGAAAGAAGTACATAA
- the nfo gene encoding deoxyribonuclease IV, with amino-acid sequence MKLGSHMSIAGGLDHAILRGEQVGCDAVQIFTKSSTQWAAKPLNPEDIKRFKKKLKKSSVSMVFVHNSYLINLGSPNQEDRKRSVSAFLEEMERVETLNLPYLVAHPGAHLGAGEEEGLRWIAESINTLHLKTKGYHMKILLETTAGQGTTLGHRFEHLKKIFDQVEGSNRLGICFDTCHVFAAGYDIRSQTGYQMVMKEFDNVVGLQRIKAFHLNDSKKDIGCRVDRHEHIGKGFIGKEGFSALMKDSRFKNIPMVLETPKGKEMLEDLENLRFLRSLV; translated from the coding sequence ATGAAATTGGGTTCCCATATGTCCATTGCAGGTGGATTGGATCACGCTATTCTTCGGGGAGAACAGGTTGGGTGTGACGCCGTTCAAATTTTTACCAAGAGCTCTACCCAATGGGCCGCAAAACCTCTCAACCCGGAGGATATAAAACGGTTTAAAAAAAAATTAAAAAAGTCTTCGGTTTCAATGGTTTTTGTTCATAATTCTTATTTAATTAACCTGGGAAGCCCCAACCAAGAGGATCGGAAAAGATCGGTGTCCGCTTTTTTGGAAGAAATGGAACGGGTGGAAACGCTTAATCTTCCCTATTTGGTTGCTCACCCTGGCGCCCACCTGGGGGCTGGGGAAGAAGAGGGTCTTCGTTGGATTGCTGAGAGTATCAATACCCTTCATCTAAAAACCAAGGGTTATCACATGAAGATTCTTTTGGAAACCACAGCGGGTCAGGGAACAACGCTTGGACATCGGTTTGAACACTTGAAAAAAATTTTTGATCAGGTTGAAGGGTCAAACCGGTTAGGAATCTGTTTTGATACCTGTCATGTTTTTGCAGCCGGCTATGATATAAGATCGCAAACGGGTTATCAAATGGTGATGAAAGAGTTCGATAACGTGGTTGGACTCCAGCGGATCAAGGCATTTCACCTTAACGACAGCAAAAAAGATATTGGATGCCGGGTGGATCGCCATGAACATATTGGAAAAGGGTTTATTGGAAAAGAGGGTTTTAGTGCACTGATGAAGGATTCCCGTTTTAAAAATATTCCAATGGTTTTGGAAACCCCAAAGGGAAAGGAAATGCTTGAAGATTTGGAAAATCTCCGGTTTTTGCGCTCCCTGGTATAG
- a CDS encoding ABC transporter permease codes for MTEISAPLHPWQLSDSPWHGFYARFRKNKAACVSFTFLFLLVGLAFFASILAPYSFEEQDVSATLQPPSFEHWMGTDRLGRDLFSRTLFGTRVSMTVGIVTALSALIIGSLYGAVSGYIGGRTDQIMMRGVDVVYALPDLLLIILLNMVIGRGILGILIALSLVSWVTVARLVRGEVLRLREQTYVEAAVALGANHTWILLRHLLPNTLGLLIVTVTFRIPAAILAESTLSFIGIGIAPPDASWGTLANEGWAAMRFSPHLILFPSSIIFTTILAFNFLGDGLRDAFDPSMDRSQ; via the coding sequence TTGACTGAAATCAGCGCCCCTTTACACCCTTGGCAACTTTCGGACTCACCTTGGCATGGGTTTTATGCAAGGTTTCGAAAAAATAAAGCCGCATGTGTGAGTTTTACGTTTCTGTTTCTTTTGGTGGGATTGGCTTTTTTCGCTTCCATCCTGGCTCCCTATTCCTTCGAGGAACAGGACGTTTCTGCCACATTGCAACCCCCCAGTTTCGAGCATTGGATGGGGACGGATCGTCTGGGGAGGGATCTATTCTCCAGGACTCTTTTTGGTACCCGTGTTTCCATGACCGTCGGGATCGTCACGGCTCTTTCTGCGTTGATCATTGGATCACTTTACGGTGCTGTTTCGGGGTATATTGGGGGCCGGACCGATCAAATCATGATGAGGGGGGTTGACGTTGTTTATGCGCTTCCTGACCTCCTTTTGATTATTCTCCTCAACATGGTTATCGGGAGAGGAATTTTAGGTATTCTCATTGCTTTGAGTTTAGTTAGTTGGGTGACGGTTGCTCGATTGGTGCGCGGGGAGGTCTTAAGACTCCGGGAACAGACCTATGTTGAAGCAGCAGTGGCTTTAGGTGCAAATCATACCTGGATTCTTCTTCGCCATCTTTTGCCCAATACTTTAGGATTGTTAATTGTGACGGTTACATTTCGAATTCCCGCTGCCATTTTGGCAGAGTCAACGTTAAGTTTTATTGGAATTGGTATTGCCCCCCCGGATGCAAGTTGGGGAACCCTGGCTAACGAAGGATGGGCAGCGATGAGGTTTTCTCCCCATCTCATTTTATTTCCCAGTTCAATCATTTTTACCACGATTTTAGCCTTTAATTTCCTTGGGGATGGGTTAAGAGACGCCTTTGACCCCAGTATGGACCGATCCCAATAA
- a CDS encoding ABC transporter permease gives MSLLILRRILWGVPVLWVVATLTFLIMHWVPGGPFDQEKKLPPEILANIEAKYHLDQPFGTQYLLYMKNLIYGDLGPSYKYTGRSVNDIIKDSFPVSLQLGLIALGFSILAGLSSGILSAVFFNSWIDRAGMFFATIGISFPSFVLAAFLIFIFSNVFHFFPPALWEGWRYTVLPGMALGAGPAAYLARLTRSSVLEVMKKEYVTTARAKGLGEFTILFKHILKNSMSPIVTILGPLTAALVTGSFVIEFIFSVPGMGKFFVTAVTNRDYPLIMGVTLVYSLLIVLANLIVDLFYTYLDPRTRVD, from the coding sequence ATGAGCCTTCTCATCCTCCGCAGAATCCTTTGGGGCGTTCCGGTATTATGGGTGGTTGCTACCCTTACGTTTCTAATCATGCATTGGGTGCCCGGGGGACCCTTTGACCAGGAAAAAAAACTTCCACCCGAAATCCTAGCCAACATAGAAGCCAAATACCACCTGGATCAACCCTTTGGTACCCAATACCTCCTTTATATGAAAAACCTCATTTACGGTGACCTTGGTCCTTCTTACAAATATACCGGTCGGAGTGTTAATGATATTATAAAAGACTCTTTCCCCGTTTCCCTTCAGTTGGGTTTAATCGCCTTAGGTTTTTCCATTCTTGCAGGGCTTTCTTCGGGAATTCTTTCTGCCGTGTTTTTTAATTCATGGATCGATCGCGCAGGAATGTTCTTTGCAACCATTGGAATTTCGTTTCCCAGTTTTGTTTTGGCAGCTTTTTTAATCTTTATTTTCTCAAATGTATTTCATTTTTTTCCTCCCGCCCTTTGGGAAGGGTGGCGTTATACCGTTCTACCGGGAATGGCCCTGGGAGCTGGACCAGCTGCTTACCTTGCACGACTAACCCGTTCCAGCGTTTTAGAGGTGATGAAAAAAGAGTATGTTACTACTGCGAGGGCAAAAGGTTTGGGGGAATTTACGATTTTGTTTAAACATATTTTGAAAAATTCAATGTCTCCCATCGTGACCATTTTAGGTCCCTTAACCGCGGCTTTGGTTACTGGATCTTTCGTCATCGAATTTATTTTTTCGGTCCCAGGGATGGGAAAGTTTTTTGTAACGGCAGTAACCAACCGGGACTATCCCCTGATCATGGGGGTGACGCTGGTCTATTCCTTACTGATTGTTTTGGCCAATCTAATCGTTGACCTTTTTTATACCTATTTGGATCCGAGGACCAGAGTTGACTGA
- the mutY gene encoding A/G-specific adenine glycosylase, with the protein MHQEVYFNKGLWYRLPIMKTRHRSYLRLCLLHWYDNQGRNLPWRKTKNPYHIWLSEVMLQQTQVTTVIPYYTNFLKTFPTLYTLGRSKISRVLKLWEGLGYYSRGRNLHQAARLVQKNFKGHIPTCRRELESLPGIGRSTAGAILSLAYNQREPILDGNVKRVLSRLFAVKESPKDPHVIQKLWVYSEQLLPLKRVSDFNQALMDLGATVCTPKNPQCHLCPIERCCLAKANGEENLIPVSIKKKPVPHRYFLVGIVKDEGKILIQQRPHQGLLGGLWEFPTFELDCPPETNGNLTKELNKKMGFDVEVQNGMKPVSHTYTHFKGHYHPFLCLFRDKKKRGQWLWVPPTRIYNYPFSKVYQKMIQQMDSSGFTSGEPLTSFDSF; encoded by the coding sequence ATGCACCAAGAGGTTTATTTCAACAAAGGGTTATGGTATAGATTACCGATTATGAAAACACGGCACCGATCCTACCTTCGTCTCTGTCTTCTTCATTGGTATGATAACCAAGGAAGAAATTTGCCTTGGAGAAAGACCAAAAACCCCTACCATATTTGGCTTTCGGAAGTCATGCTTCAACAGACTCAGGTTACTACGGTCATTCCCTACTACACTAATTTCCTGAAAACTTTCCCCACCCTTTACACTTTGGGCCGCTCAAAGATTTCCAGGGTTTTAAAACTTTGGGAGGGCTTGGGCTACTATTCCCGAGGAAGGAACCTTCACCAAGCCGCCCGTTTAGTCCAAAAGAATTTTAAGGGACACATTCCTACCTGCCGGAGAGAATTGGAGAGCCTTCCTGGAATTGGACGATCCACGGCAGGGGCCATATTAAGTCTTGCCTATAACCAACGGGAACCTATACTAGATGGAAACGTAAAGAGGGTTTTGTCCCGTCTTTTTGCGGTTAAAGAGAGTCCAAAGGATCCCCATGTCATTCAAAAACTCTGGGTTTACTCTGAGCAACTGCTTCCTCTGAAGAGAGTCTCGGATTTTAACCAGGCCCTGATGGATTTGGGAGCTACGGTTTGCACCCCGAAAAATCCCCAGTGTCACCTCTGCCCCATTGAGAGGTGTTGCCTTGCAAAAGCAAACGGAGAGGAAAACCTCATCCCTGTTTCAATCAAGAAAAAACCAGTTCCCCACCGTTATTTTTTGGTAGGTATCGTTAAAGACGAAGGAAAAATTTTAATTCAACAACGGCCCCACCAGGGTTTATTGGGAGGTTTATGGGAATTTCCAACCTTTGAATTGGATTGCCCTCCGGAAACCAACGGGAATCTAACCAAGGAGTTGAATAAAAAAATGGGATTTGATGTGGAGGTCCAAAATGGGATGAAACCTGTTTCCCATACCTACACCCATTTCAAGGGACACTATCACCCTTTTCTTTGCCTCTTTCGGGATAAAAAAAAGAGGGGTCAGTGGCTGTGGGTTCCACCAACCCGTATTTACAATTACCCCTTTTCAAAGGTATATCAAAAAATGATCCAACAAATGGACTCTTCTGGTTTCACCTCGGGAGAACCTTTAACAAGTTTTGATTCATTTTAA
- a CDS encoding DUF2330 domain-containing protein, producing MNIKNIFGVTLFLGTIIFPQIASSFCGFYVAKADTKLFNKASQVVLARHDDKTVITMSNDFKGDPKEFAMVIPVPTLLGRDQIHVGDRALLDHLDAYSSPRLVEYFDGNPCRVYQMDESELKSLPSGALKFKRERAHSLGVTIEAHYTVGEYDILILSAKQSNGLESWLRENGYQVPQRAKKVLNSYIKQGMKFFVAKVDLEEKTKLGFSSLRPLQVAYESPKFMLPIRLGMVNADGPQEIFIYTLTRKGRVETTNYRTVKLPTGIDLPLYLKEEKHFGRFYEDMFSHQAKKEDMRVLFEEYAWDMNWCDPCAADPLSRNELRKLGVYWLNDGPSKKGLRKVIPGLSQGGPQEVFLTRLHVRYDAAHFPEDLVFQETSDQRNFQTRYVLRHPWKKEDECTEVASYRRNLRERQEKEAQTLASLTGWDIDQIRDKMNIENIVEDKKWYQWIWD from the coding sequence ATGAACATTAAAAACATTTTTGGTGTAACCCTGTTTTTGGGAACAATAATTTTCCCCCAAATTGCTTCTTCTTTTTGCGGGTTTTATGTAGCCAAGGCCGACACAAAACTCTTTAACAAGGCCTCGCAGGTGGTATTGGCTCGCCATGATGATAAAACCGTCATTACAATGAGTAATGATTTTAAAGGTGATCCGAAGGAATTTGCAATGGTGATTCCGGTTCCCACCCTTTTGGGAAGAGATCAAATCCATGTGGGGGACAGGGCCCTCCTAGATCATCTTGATGCTTATTCCTCTCCTAGGCTTGTGGAATATTTTGATGGGAATCCATGCCGTGTTTATCAAATGGATGAAAGTGAATTGAAATCTCTTCCTTCTGGTGCTTTAAAGTTTAAAAGGGAAAGAGCCCATAGCTTGGGAGTAACTATTGAAGCACACTATACGGTTGGCGAATACGACATTCTGATTCTTTCGGCTAAACAAAGCAACGGCCTAGAAAGTTGGCTCCGAGAAAACGGATACCAAGTTCCTCAACGGGCTAAAAAGGTTCTAAATAGTTATATCAAGCAAGGGATGAAGTTTTTTGTGGCAAAGGTCGACCTTGAAGAGAAAACCAAGTTGGGATTTTCCTCCTTAAGGCCCCTTCAAGTGGCCTATGAATCCCCCAAATTTATGCTTCCCATTCGGCTGGGAATGGTTAACGCGGATGGTCCTCAGGAAATTTTTATCTACACCTTGACACGAAAGGGAAGGGTGGAGACCACCAACTACCGTACGGTGAAACTACCCACAGGAATAGACCTTCCTTTATACCTCAAGGAGGAGAAACATTTCGGTCGTTTTTACGAGGATATGTTTTCTCACCAAGCAAAGAAGGAAGATATGCGGGTCTTATTTGAGGAGTATGCGTGGGATATGAACTGGTGCGATCCCTGCGCTGCGGATCCCCTTTCGAGGAATGAGTTACGGAAATTGGGTGTCTACTGGCTTAATGATGGACCCTCGAAAAAAGGCTTAAGAAAAGTCATCCCTGGACTTTCCCAAGGGGGACCCCAAGAGGTATTTCTAACCCGTTTGCATGTCCGGTATGACGCGGCCCATTTTCCAGAGGACCTGGTTTTCCAGGAAACCTCCGATCAGCGGAATTTTCAAACCCGGTATGTTCTTCGTCACCCTTGGAAAAAAGAAGATGAGTGTACGGAGGTTGCGTCTTACCGGAGAAATCTAAGGGAAAGGCAGGAAAAAGAGGCCCAGACACTGGCTTCTCTAACCGGTTGGGACATCGATCAGATTCGAGATAAAATGAACATTGAAAATATTGTGGAGGACAAAAAATGGTACCAGTGGATTTGGGATTGA
- a CDS encoding RnfABCDGE type electron transport complex subunit D has translation MALKPSTYRPLDPRVYQISTLTGLLIYGIGWLDFDIETISLLIFPITALISQFLFTCIWRLPKFDPKSALISGLSLCLLLRTNQDFTAIFIAIVTIGSKFIFRWKGKHLFNPTNFGIAVCILLTGDAWVSPGQWGSLAFFGFLMACLGGLVVNRSSRSDVTYAFLVFYLAIVFGRAIWLGQPFSIPLHILQNGAFLLFTFFMISDPKTTPNSRAGRILFALLVAIGAGVVHFILFRPNGLIWSLAIFSLTTPFIDRWFPGGAFQWKRFVPGKEIQNVRELGKNVTEFLRTHSPPPSLPSQRGRD, from the coding sequence ATGGCGCTTAAACCTTCAACCTATAGACCTTTAGATCCCCGTGTATACCAAATCTCAACCCTTACAGGGCTCCTCATTTACGGAATCGGGTGGCTTGATTTTGACATTGAAACAATTAGTCTTTTAATCTTTCCCATCACGGCTCTTATATCCCAATTTCTTTTTACTTGCATTTGGAGACTTCCTAAATTTGACCCGAAAAGTGCTCTTATTTCCGGGCTCTCTCTTTGCCTTCTTCTCCGGACCAACCAGGATTTCACCGCCATTTTCATTGCCATAGTAACAATCGGGAGCAAATTTATCTTTCGATGGAAGGGAAAACATCTCTTTAACCCAACCAATTTTGGAATTGCTGTGTGCATCCTTTTGACTGGAGATGCGTGGGTGTCCCCTGGGCAGTGGGGAAGCCTGGCTTTTTTTGGGTTTTTAATGGCTTGTTTGGGAGGGTTAGTGGTTAATCGGTCGTCAAGAAGTGATGTCACCTATGCCTTCCTAGTTTTCTACCTGGCCATTGTTTTTGGAAGAGCCATTTGGTTAGGGCAGCCTTTTTCAATTCCACTTCACATTCTCCAAAATGGAGCATTTCTCCTTTTCACTTTTTTTATGATTTCAGACCCTAAAACCACACCAAATTCCAGGGCAGGGCGAATTCTATTTGCCCTTTTAGTAGCGATCGGTGCGGGAGTTGTCCATTTTATATTATTCCGACCCAACGGACTCATATGGTCTCTTGCAATTTTTTCATTGACCACCCCATTCATCGATCGGTGGTTCCCCGGAGGAGCATTTCAATGGAAGAGATTTGTTCCAGGGAAAGAGATACAAAATGTAAGGGAACTGGGAAAAAACGTTACGGAATTTTTGCGAACCCATTCACCCCCACCTTCCCTCCCCAGTCAAAGGGGGAGGGATTAA
- a CDS encoding zf-HC2 domain-containing protein — MKCDEIQNSLSDFFEGSLNSEKVNEIQTHLSACSRCQGEAEILTQTRKAVKNLPPIQPPPGFSQRVMGRIREDGENRKESPFWRRNYPAIKVIATVNAVALIGIIGLTLLLKRGEVPQDMQIARAPSVEKQTEAREDVALLEQKRKGLSESLKSPKEEEPKVKGEVLGLNKKMDPYAGPTIDFAQESPIQQRQMEASTEGSVGDTGPKEFDNMNSRVGITLTPDPSLIEKKIFSQELDDLIKKVGGGRSRLLVHFDKKEDSQTDSQVFMLRIPKDQVDRFKNGLNSLGTVVNGQVFSPSKESPQKTIAGLKKPSGSPQPIPTSPSNEDLEGSRSDSPVVQIKLTILYPKN; from the coding sequence ATGAAATGTGATGAAATACAAAACAGCCTTTCAGATTTTTTCGAGGGTTCCCTGAATTCGGAAAAGGTTAATGAAATTCAAACCCATTTATCCGCATGTTCCCGTTGTCAGGGGGAGGCTGAAATATTGACACAAACCCGTAAAGCGGTCAAAAATCTGCCTCCAATCCAACCCCCTCCGGGTTTTTCTCAAAGAGTCATGGGCCGAATTCGGGAAGATGGGGAAAATAGGAAAGAAAGTCCCTTCTGGAGACGCAATTATCCAGCGATAAAGGTCATTGCAACAGTTAATGCGGTGGCGTTAATTGGAATTATAGGCCTTACGCTCCTTTTGAAAAGGGGAGAGGTCCCTCAGGATATGCAAATTGCCAGGGCCCCTTCCGTAGAGAAACAGACGGAAGCCCGAGAGGATGTTGCCTTGCTTGAACAGAAGAGGAAAGGGCTTTCCGAATCTTTAAAATCCCCCAAAGAAGAGGAACCTAAAGTAAAAGGTGAGGTTTTAGGTTTAAATAAAAAAATGGATCCATATGCTGGACCAACGATCGATTTTGCCCAGGAATCTCCCATACAGCAAAGGCAAATGGAAGCAAGCACTGAGGGGAGTGTTGGGGACACTGGGCCAAAGGAATTCGATAATATGAATTCTAGGGTTGGGATAACGCTTACCCCTGACCCTAGTTTGATTGAAAAAAAGATCTTTTCCCAAGAACTGGATGATTTAATCAAGAAGGTAGGGGGAGGTCGATCAAGGTTACTGGTCCATTTTGATAAAAAAGAAGATTCTCAAACTGATTCACAGGTATTTATGCTTCGTATTCCTAAGGATCAGGTGGATCGGTTTAAAAACGGTTTAAATTCTCTTGGGACGGTGGTCAATGGCCAGGTTTTTTCCCCGTCCAAAGAAAGCCCACAAAAAACCATTGCCGGTTTGAAAAAGCCTTCTGGTTCTCCTCAACCCATTCCAACTTCTCCATCCAATGAAGATTTGGAGGGTTCAAGATCAGATTCACCTGTTGTCCAGATTAAACTCACCATTCTTTATCCAAAAAACTAA